The sequence below is a genomic window from Salvelinus namaycush isolate Seneca chromosome 2, SaNama_1.0, whole genome shotgun sequence.
TTGACTATAATCTAATTTGGACTAAAAAAACAACAGAAAGTGTTAGTCCAGATCACGTTTTCAGACCGAAATATGACATTTACCTTTTCTTGAGAGATAAAGGTGTTGCTTTTACTGTCGGCAGAGTCATAGGAGAAGTCATAGGTGAAGGtcttttttctctccctcatcGAATCCCCAGTAATGCCATCTGGTATCTAATGAAATACAACAAAATAGGCTGAAATATACTGTAAACACAAAGCGGAGtgcaattgtatttatttaacctttatttaactaggcaagtcaattaagaacaaattcttatttacaatgacggcctaccccgtccGAACCCTAATCTGTACGACGCTTGGCCAAATGCGcgccgccctttgggactcccaatcacagccggttgtgatacagtctggaatcgaaccagggtctgtagtgacgctactagcactgagatgtagtgccttagaccgctgcgacactCAGGAGCCCCGGACACGAGGCATGTTCACTGATCATATGTTAAGACCAAATAATTAAATAATTGATAATTAAATAGAACTAGTATTAAAAAATGATTTTCAATTTATGCTAAACATCTGCCAAACAGAAAGAAATACAGGCCTAGCTATGGGTTAATTGATTATTATTGTAGAAAGGCTGTTTAAAACTTAAAATTACCCTCAAGTTTGTAATGGTGGTCTTGTCCTCTTTTATTTCAATGATGTTTTTGGCAGTCAAATCCTtctccctgtaaaaataaaaacataaaacaggTTAATACTTCCAAATAATTAAGTCTTCCCTTTCTGAGCCAAACCATGACGCAACAGAGACAGTGAACCAATGAACGAGCATCAGAGTAAGAAAATTATTACTTTCAGGTTGTACCAAATTGCAGTACTTTGTGATTCACAAATTGGACCAGCAAGAAAAGGTACCCGTTACATTAGCAACAAAAGACAACATAGTAAACAAATTTACTGTGACTAATTCATCTATAATGTTGGGCATTGTTATCTTTGTAGAAGACTACATTCTCTCTAAGATGGGGCCGGGAAGAATGCCCCAACTGAATCCTCTCAGTTCTTATTTGCTTAATTGATCACTAGAAGTCTGGAGGAAATGTTTCTTGGTACGACTCTTCCTAGTCCCTCTGTGGAAGTATTCAGTTCAAGCTTTAATTATTAGTGGCCTTTCCAGTAAGACATACTGGAATGAAATAAAACCGTACTTTCTGCTGCCGAACAGATTACCATCAACACGATGCCAACTGGATCAGGTTATACTCTGGGCTGATTGGTCAAAAACAATGTGTGAAATGTTACTTCCTTCAGAATTCTTCCTTGTTTTTCTACAGGTGCATAGTGCATCTTACTTATTTGGCATCTGTACATCATATTTCACACACCCACATTTAACATAAGTGTTTAGAGTAAGTGGcagggtggttgtcttctgtcatGCAGCTATGTATGTATCCTATTTACCGTTGGAAATAGTTTGTCAGAAAAGTATTAAGGCGTCCCATAATCCCTGGGTGGCTGCCAATACTAACTCCCAATACCGGACACAGCACAGCCATGGTAACTCTAGTTCCTACTCttcatgtttgttttgttagttaaaCTTGTTCACCCGTCACCTCGCCAGCTGTCTGCCACCTAAAATAATGTTTGCGTGCCAACATCCAGCCGTTCTTATTGGTGGATTAGCAAGAGGGTGTGTGGTGGGCTCGTGTTCCTTTGAGTGTGGTCGGCATTTACATCCCAAATGCTGTATCCCTTAACATTTTGGAAGAGACAGTTATGGCAACGTCAGTGTTTGTTATGACATATATTAAGAAGCAGTGTTCCTGCAACATGGCCAGTCATATGATGCCAGACAAATTAGAGTGCATTAAACTGTAAGAAGTTCGAACTGGTTACAATGTATCACAGTGAATCAGTGTCCAGCCGGGCGCCTCTCTTAAAATGAAACATTATAACCATTAGTAACAACAATAGCATAATTTGGCCGTTTTTGTTTGTTTAGCATGTTTTTTTGCTTTACTTACCGTCTGTTCATAGGCCTGAGCCGGACAACTACCCGCACCGATGCCATTGCACATCCCCTTTCTGTCTGCTTCACCTGCTACTAGATCCAGATGTCCTTGAAAGGCACAACCAAATAGTGTTAAGTACAAATAAATGTGGCAAGCGCGTTTCAGTATCTTGAGTCTGTGTCCAGTTCCCTCTGTACCTGCCGACCGGTTGCACACAGAGCCAATGTTACTTTCAAAAGAAGAGCGCTAGCTACTTGTGCTCCCTCCTGAGACTTGAGCGTGCACTTTATATTAGCCTGCTATCATTACCGTCACAGAAAAATAATCAAACTCAACTCACAAAGTGTCATCAGCTAGTAAATCACAAAGCTGATACGAGTTCTCCGAGAGGACAAAATACATTCGTGGGGAAAATAGTTACACTCCTGTACAGACGATGGCGGTAGAGAACTCTTGATGAACCGAAGAAGAACCAGGAACCAGCGCGCACATTTACTTCCTGTGTTTTCTGGAAAGTGTGTAGACAGAGGTGAGCTCAAACAGTCAGTTTGCACACATAtaaatgttgatctgtttaatctGTACATGTGTCTGGTCAGTAGCACCAGCTATCAGTTCGAGGTGATGAAGCTTATtagaaatgttaactagctagctaaggcACGGTTAGCGTGCCTCACCGTTTCATTTACTGTACTAGCTAGCCAGTAGTAGCTACAGCTAGCCAGCAAGCTAAAGTTCCCAGCTAATGTTTGcgatgtttttgttttgttgttgttccaGGTGAAAGGGGACAGTTGTTAATCATGGATATTCGACCAAACCACACCATTTACATCAATAATGTAAATGATAAGATCAAGAAGGATGGTAAGAATCACAGTGCATCTTTGTTCCAAGatcatgtagctagctacagcgTTCCTTCAGAGCTAGATAGCAATTTATCCTCTTGTACTGGAGCTGTAGTAAGTTTACATAGATGTATTTGTCTTTGTCGATGAGTCTATAAGTAACAACAGTGAAGTaacatttgttgttgttgccttcTAGAACTGAAGCGGTCACTCTATGCCCTGTTCTCTCAGTTTGGGCAAGTCATGGACATTGTTGCCATGAAAACCATGAAGATGAGAGGGCAGGCATTTGTGGTGTTCAAAGAGCTTGCATCAGCTACGAACGCACTGCGTCAACTTCAAGGATTTCCTTTCTACAATAAGCCCATGGTAAGTTATTACTTAGTAGTTGTATGTCATTTTCACACATGGCAGTAGTACAGGGTGGTATTCATTACCGTATACGAGCAAAACGTTTTGCACCGTagcagcaaaacattttgcaatgaaAACGTGAGTTTCAGACACTTCCTCCGCTTTTCGGTCTGTTTTCTACCATTTGGTTTctagtgaatacgacccaggTCTGTGCTTGGCATACATCTGATTGTACTTGTCTCTTGTTTTCAGCGCATTCAGTATGCTAAGACAGACTCTGAGGTGATCTCCAAAATCAGAGGCACATTTGGGGACAAGGACAAGAAGAAGGATAGGAAGAAGAAGGCTCAAGATCAAGTGGCCAATGTGGCCAAGAAACCAGCACTGGTGAGACTAGTATATCAAAttttcaaatgttatttgtcacatgcgccgaatacaacaggtgtagaccttacagtgaaatgcttacttacaagcccataaccagCAAtgagttttaagaaaaataagtgttaagtaaaaaataaaagtaacaaataattaaagagcatcagtaaaataacagtggcgaggctatatacagggggtaccggtacagagtcaatgtgcgagggcactggttagttgaggtaattgaggtaataaacagagagtagcagcagtgtaaaagggtgaggggggcaatgcaaatagtctgggtagccatttgattagctgttcaagagtcttatggcttggggggtagaagctgttaagaagccttttggacctagacttggcgtccCGGTACGccaagcagagcagagcagtctatgactagggtggctgcagtctttgacaattttaaaaaggccttcctctgactgtctggtatagaggtcctggatggcaggaagcgtgtccccagtgatgtactgggccgtacgcactaccctctgtagtgccctgcgatcggaggccgagcagttgccataccaggctgtgatgcaaccagtcaggatgctctcgattgtgcagctgtagaaccttttgcggatctgaggacccatgccaagtcttttcagtctccttagggggaataggctttgtcgtgccctcttcacgactgtcttggtgtgtttggaccatgatagtttgttgatgtggacaccaaggaacttgaagctctcgacatGCTTCattacagccctgtcaatgagaatgggggtgtgctcgtcctccttttcctgtagtacacaatcatctactttgtcttgatcacgttgaaggagaggttattatcctggcaccactctgccaggtctctgagttcctccctataggctgtctcattgttgtctgtgatcaggcctaccactgttgccaCTGTTGGAGTCGAGCCTGGCCATGCAcgcatgggtgaacagggagtacaggtggggactgagcacgcacccctggggggaccccagtgttgaggatcagtgtggcggatgtgttgttaccgaCCCTTACCACCCGGGGGCGGCccgtcatgaagtccaggatccagttgcagagggaggtgtttagtcccagggtccttagcttagtgatgagattttgagggcactgtggtgttgaacgctgagctgtagtcaatgaatagcattctcacataggtgttccctttgtcctggtgggaaatggcagtgtggagtgcaatagagattgcatcatgtGGATCTgctggggtggtatgcaaattggagtggttaTAGGATTTCTacgataatggtgttgatgtgagccatgaccagcttttcaaaggacttcatggttacagacgtgagtgctacgggtcaatagtcatttaggcaggttaccttagtgttcttgggcacagggactatggtggtctgcttgaaacatgctggtattacaaactcagtcagggacaggttaaatgtcagtgaagacaccagttggtcagcgcatgctcagagtacacgtcctggtaatccatctggccctacggccttgtgaatgttgacctgttttaaggtcttactcgCATCGGCTACGGagtgcgtgatcacacagttgtccggaacagctgatgctctcatgcatgtttcagtgttacttgcctcgaatcGAGCATAGAAgttgtttagctcgtctggtaggctcgtatcACTGGGCACCTCTCGGctttgcttccctttgtagtctgtaatagtttgcaagccctgccacatccgacgagcgtcagagccggtgtagtatgatccaatcttagtcctgtgttgacgctttgcctatttgatggttcgccggagggcatagtgggatttcttatatgcTTCCGGGTTAgaatcccgctccttgaaagcagcagctctactctTTATCTCAGTGCggctgttgcctgtaatccatggcttcttgttGGGGTATACgctacagtcactgtggggatgacgtcatcaatgcactaattgataaagccagtgactgatgtgatgtactcctcaatgccatcggaa
It includes:
- the LOC120027143 gene encoding U2 small nuclear ribonucleoprotein B''-like, producing the protein MDIRPNHTIYINNVNDKIKKDELKRSLYALFSQFGQVMDIVAMKTMKMRGQAFVVFKELASATNALRQLQGFPFYNKPMRIQYAKTDSEVISKIRGTFGDKDKKKDRKKKAQDQVANVAKKPALGSASTNNAPTTMQVPDNPPNYILFLNNLPEETNEMMLSMLFNQFPGFKEVRLVPGKHDISFVEFESEGQAGVAKDALQGFRITAQCAMKITYAKK